ACTTTAAGAAtaagtttggtatttttatttttaattagtttataataataataataataataatagaattatgtATAATTGTTTAAGATTAATCGAGACAGTacggttattttattttttaattaatatgtaaatatcatttttggtcaaaaataatatcaaatgggGTTCtcactcaaaaaataaaactatatataaacaACAAGTTTCGTACTTCGAAGAAATAtagtaaattttaaccaaatatttttcattccatccatttttattgttttcccaataaaaaaaaaaaaattacttcacTGCACACTTCTAATTCCAATTCCCTTATCTAGCTACCAGAAACGAAACCGAAACCGAAATCGAAACTGAGACCGaaactaaaaccaaaatcaaaaccgAAAAAAAACACTTTTCACGAGGCAAAAATACCATCAAACCTACGGCAAGATGTAAATCTAAATTTTCCACATAAACTTGTCATGCATTTATTTAGTAAGTAGGTACATATATATGATGACGGATTAATTAAGCACAGCAGCGACAATTACAAACAGGTAATTAAATTCTAAGGCAAGCAGATGCTGCagtacctatatatatatatatatttataacatattAATCCTGCGTATGTAACGCATGGGATGTCGTCCCACCCACCGTCTACCCGTACGTATATGCGTATATGCAATTTAGCGATGTACGGACTGCCGTACGTAGGTGGCTTCAGCCTCGGAGGCCGGTCCCGGTGAGGGCGGCAGTGATGGCGGGCATGGCCTCCGGCGGAATATCCATCTCCAAGTACCTCGTCAGCTCTTCCCGGTCCAGGAGTCTGTCACGAAGCTCCAGCGGGATTCCTACGTCCGGGATCCTATCCTGCATCTGCATGGCTTCGCTATTTCTCATCGCCAACGTGGTACTGCCTTGGCCCCTCATCTGCGGAGCTGCTATTTCCATGTTGTTCGTTTTGCTACTCCCGTTCGTGCCTTCGCGCTGCAGACCCAAATGCTTATTAATGGCTTCATGGACTAACTGTTGTATCATCATGCGGAGGAACATCGGGTCGATGGGATTCGGCTCCGTCCGAATTACCACTATttgtggcggcggcggcggcggcggagccGGATTATTTCCCattgattaataatttgatCGATGTTTTTGAAAACGTTAGCCCGCATGTGCCACTATATATACtgcaataataattttataatacctcatgatttttttttttcatataattaaaatgtaatGACCATTTTAggtattttgggaaaaaaattaaataataataattaattaatgtgatgGGCAAAGTGATGCCAATTTTTACAAgttaaaaaaggaaattttgtaacttctaaaaacacaaaaacatcatgtataattttacttaatattaaaaaaaaaaaatctaatcatCTCATAAATTGTTATTCTTCTAATAAGTCTGAGGGGACGAAAtatctctttttcctttccacATTAAAATGCAAGGATAAGGCAAATAGATTCCACAATTGActtaaaataaagtaattaatCTTGTTGGTTTCATGCTAATTAAaggtactttttttttttttaatgttgttGCGATGTTAAGAAATCTCTTGTCGTAAAAATTAAGGTTGagttcttttcattttttaattttcagttttaagttttgaattcatttttaattttttgttttgataatttgtttttagaaaattaaaaacgcgttctgtttgtcattttgaaaaactattttttaaaatagaaaattagaaaacacgttctttttaaaattttaaaaaatattttttaatgatattttattcaataaatttgattattgagtaaattataaatatttaatgttaatatattatttaaaatatatatattttaaagttaataaattttataatattttttcattacaataataaaatatgaatgaataaataaataaataaatgtattttgagtttaaagtttgttttttatgaaaacactcaaaataattttttgttgtcttgagtttttcttataattttttttttgttttcaaaaatgtatttttaaaaacagtaaagagaacacgttttcattattttagaaaactgaaaactaaaaatgacttgaaaatagtaaagagaacgcaacctaaaatattgataaatttcaCACGATATAGATATTAGATCTCTGATGTTAGCTAAAAGGTACGAATtacttttatgattttaaaaaatactacaAACTTTTCGTGAGGCACAAATTACtcttaaggtgtgtttgatagtacgaaaaatatatgaaaaatatcttatccaaggaattgaattccatgttAGTTGTTtgatacattatatttttcatagaattaaaTTCCATAGAACAACCATTAAAGCATCATTTGGCATATTTTTCACGAAATATTCCATCTAGTgggggtgatttttatttttcatgcaaattaaaaaatattttctttttcaactaaatgctattaaacacacccttaactatgttttttccttaaaataatTAAGCCACATTAGTGGTAGCGCCTAATTGCCAAATCTCAAAGTAATCACGTGGAATTTATCCTTAAAATTGGTAAGAAGATCATTTTGTTTATTAATCCTTGTTTTTCTAAAGTTTTATTAAAGATCCAATATTTGGGTTTTGGTGCATGGGTGGTGGGCTCCATGCATTTTTGGGCACGCAAATTGAAATCAATGTTTTgtataattgatttaaaattctGTTTTGTTAGGTGTTTGGAGGTGAATGTGGTTTAATTCCGAATCCTTCAAATTTGTATCAGATactaattaacaatataaaatataataattgccTCAATTAAGATTAATTAGTGAGTGAATATtagtatttgaaattaaattttctttatagagaaaaaaaaaaaaaaaaaggaaaggaaacaGCTTGGGTCCATTCATTTGGATGCTTCCAAGttggaaagaaattaaattggtgtcacattctttgattttcctttccttttttcttttctataatATTCCCCACCTTTAGCTATGAATTTATGCTTGGATAATAATTGATGTACTACATTGGTTATATGCACAAAAGGGATAGATGCCAATCTTTAATTATATCaacttaaattatttagtgTAGGATGTAACTTATGAATTATTTATTACATGTACTTGACGAGACCAACCAAGCAAGTGTGGTTTGACAGTCAAGCCCAACCGGCAATAAATTGGGCCTATTCCAATGgaacataattatttaatttaataaagagAGAAGAAGGAACAAATTAGGCAATGCATTGAAAATTAAAGCAAGGTTGGATAAGCCCTTCAGCTAATAATGTCATGTCACTCCCCCACTCACTTTGTCCAGATTCGAAGACTACCCCACAAATTAATAtctaacatatatatttgtacaTCACTCTCCTCTTGCTTGTAACATCAAAGTCACCAAACTTGGCCACACTCAGATTAATTCAAGTAATTGCTAGATATTTCCCACATCCTTTTTACCTTATTCTTCTAATGATCACTCCAATTTATTGAGAAAgtcttataatatatatatttttttcattggcATCCATATTATATGAACCAAAATTGTTAAATAAGATTAATCCCATTAATTGCTTGCCCCGCCCTCCTCAATTAGGTATTTCCATCAAGGTAGTTaactttatttgaaaatttgaaattatatttttcgacatgtaaaaagaaataatttttaatattaatattaagaggtgtatataaaaaaatgtcaaatttataatcttatatttgttgaaaaaatGTAGCTAACTTTATTTAGAAATGGGCTGACGTGTGTGATAAATGTTTCACTaaaatagtatttgttaaccaaaaaatatatctaaaaaaatgagatataaaaaatattttaaataaaaatattttttattatatttattaaatttatatggtaacccattaaaaaagaagtcccatgacttcttatttgaatttttctagATAAGTTTACTTCTTTTCCtcttcagataaatttatcttgatctttataaataaggtaacatttgttaaaatgagtaagatatggttatataaatttaaggttaaaatatttttttgatcgGAGTAtaaaatggtcaaaataagactaaaaaatattacaaaatttttatcaaactatttgttaaattttttgaaatacactgaataatgtatcatttttttttatccgtaagaaccaatataaatttatctggagaggaggaaaagataaatttatctagaaaaatctTTATAAAAACTCatgtaacttattttttaaaaattactagataaatttaacaaatacaataaaaattaattatatttagaaTGCTTTCTATACTCTAcccttttttatatatatcttgattaataaatattacttaaaaaaaaacacatatattcactaatatattctaaaaaatttaaaaaataatttaataaaaatcttaaaatacttcACAATCTTACATTCTATAtcttaatctaaaaattattttaattatgtattaatacaagctaattttactaattttatCTAAAACTGCCTTACAATTTAACTTAGGATTGGGGCTGGCAGCACGGTGTGACAGGTAGGTTGAATTTATTGCAGTAGGCCTAGTTTGATGTGGAGCAGGAGAGAGAAATAACTCAAGGATGGGAATTTTAAtacttataattaaatatttgggaattattattattttctgtaATAACTAGgaatagtatttttaaaataaaaatatacgattattgaatttttttaattaaaaaataccagTTTCTAGATAATTGAAGATCCaaaactaataaataatattatttcctACCATCATCTAGAGACCCACATGGGAGTTGGGAGTTAATTTGTGACCAAATCAACAAATTCTCAATTTCGATCCAACCGAGTAAATTCCCAAAATAGTGTTTGTTATTAGTTATATCAGATTTGATGTTGAATCCATTTTAACACTTCAATTGCATTTGCGTAATTTATTATATACACGGATGGGTAATtcaatttccaaacaacacaaaaacaagCTGACGAAAACTCCACAATATCCTATCCAGGTACAGTACAGTCGCAGAGCTAGAGCCAAACATCGCTTATCAATATCCAATTTGCAATTTCTCCAGATCACCCACCGCAACCTCATCAAACCCTGCGGCCAAGCGCTAGACGCACGCGACGACCCTTGGAACGGCCATCTTCGCCGCGCCGTCGGCCTCCGGAACCACCGCCACCGGCGCCGAAGCCGGAACCCTAGAGGAGAAGTTCCGGAGGGGAGCCTCGTCGAGGAGAGAGTCGTCGAAGCCTCGGTCGAAGTTGAGGGAGTAGCTGAGGGGATCGTACCTGAAATCGGCCGAGGACGAGGACCGGCGGTGGTGTTGCCCGCCGATCCGGTTGATTAGGTGGCGGCACTTGTCTCGTATCTCCGGCAGGTCCTGGGCCCGCGACTTGAGCCAGATCGAGGGCGCCCGCAGCAGCACCGGCCGCTCATCGGAGTCGCGGTCGTCGTGGTGGCGGTGGTGGCGGAAGCAGCAGGAAAGGCAGAGGGTTTGCTTGAGCTTGTGTTTGAGAGACTGTGACTGCGAGTTG
The sequence above is a segment of the Diospyros lotus cultivar Yz01 chromosome 7, ASM1463336v1, whole genome shotgun sequence genome. Coding sequences within it:
- the LOC127806478 gene encoding uncharacterized protein LOC127806478; amino-acid sequence: MEDEQRNSQSQSLKHKLKQTLCLSCCFRHHRHHDDRDSDERPVLLRAPSIWLKSRAQDLPEIRDKCRHLINRIGGQHHRRSSSSADFRYDPLSYSLNFDRGFDDSLLDEAPLRNFSSRVPASAPVAVVPEADGAAKMAVPRVVACV